A section of the Spirosoma pollinicola genome encodes:
- a CDS encoding heme-degrading domain-containing protein codes for MDSTIDTDLAQLALQEKQLQFDIFNHETAWQLGTKLKEAVKARGKAVAIDIQLNGQPLFFYAMPGTTPDNVDWIRRKRNVVQHYHRSSYAIGLELKKAQNTLLDKAGLDFRDFAAHGGCFPILLRGSGCVGTITISGLPQREDHTIIIDVLADWLNHTISELALADTN; via the coding sequence ATGGATTCTACTATCGACACCGATCTGGCGCAGCTGGCGCTTCAGGAAAAACAGCTTCAATTTGATATTTTCAACCACGAAACAGCTTGGCAACTGGGTACCAAACTCAAAGAAGCCGTTAAAGCCCGTGGCAAAGCTGTTGCAATTGATATTCAACTTAACGGCCAACCGTTGTTTTTCTACGCCATGCCGGGTACTACACCAGACAATGTGGACTGGATTCGCCGAAAGCGAAACGTGGTTCAACACTACCACCGGAGTTCCTACGCCATAGGACTTGAGCTAAAAAAGGCGCAAAATACGCTTCTCGACAAAGCAGGACTTGATTTCCGTGACTTTGCCGCACATGGTGGCTGTTTTCCGATCTTACTTCGGGGTTCGGGTTGCGTGGGTACGATCACGATTTCGGGGTTGCCTCAACGCGAAGACCATACTATTATTATTGACGTGTTGGCCGATTGGCTAAACCACACAATTAGTGAACTGGCATTAGCAGATACAAACTAG
- a CDS encoding NADPH:quinone oxidoreductase family protein, whose translation MKAILCRAFGLPDTLTLEEVPSLVPGPGEVLTQVKACSLNYPDTLTIRNLYQFKPSLPFSPGSESSGIVMAVGEGVRHVKPGDHVFTFGSHGGLAEERISDARATIPLPDGMDFITGASTLYAYGTSYHALKDRAQLKPGETLLVLGAAGGVGLAAVELGKLMGATVIAAASTDEKLAVCQEKGATHLINYSTEDLRQRVKEITQGNGVDVVYDPVGDKWAEPAIRSLAWKGRYLIVGFAGGEIPKIPLNLALLKGSSLVGVFWGAFTQKEAALSMKNMQEIATWAIQGKITPYISRQYTLAEAPEALTDMMERRVIGKAVVVL comes from the coding sequence ATGAAAGCTATACTTTGCAGAGCCTTCGGCCTCCCCGATACACTAACCCTCGAAGAGGTTCCTTCCCTTGTACCCGGTCCCGGTGAGGTTTTGACGCAAGTAAAGGCCTGTAGTTTAAACTACCCGGATACGCTCACCATCCGAAATTTGTACCAGTTCAAACCTTCATTGCCGTTTTCGCCGGGGAGCGAATCGTCGGGGATAGTTATGGCGGTGGGCGAGGGCGTCAGGCATGTCAAACCCGGCGACCATGTTTTTACGTTTGGTTCGCATGGCGGTCTGGCTGAAGAGCGAATTTCAGATGCCCGAGCAACAATTCCGCTCCCCGATGGGATGGACTTTATTACGGGAGCCTCTACACTCTACGCCTATGGGACGTCTTACCACGCGTTAAAAGATCGCGCCCAACTCAAACCTGGCGAAACCTTGTTGGTTCTGGGTGCTGCCGGGGGCGTAGGGCTTGCCGCTGTTGAGTTGGGTAAACTGATGGGTGCCACCGTTATTGCAGCTGCCTCAACCGATGAGAAATTAGCCGTTTGTCAGGAAAAAGGAGCTACGCATCTCATCAACTATTCTACTGAGGACCTGCGGCAGCGCGTTAAAGAAATTACCCAAGGCAACGGTGTCGATGTGGTCTATGACCCCGTTGGCGACAAATGGGCAGAACCGGCCATTCGATCACTGGCGTGGAAAGGACGCTACCTAATCGTGGGGTTTGCCGGTGGCGAGATCCCCAAAATTCCCCTCAATCTGGCATTGCTCAAGGGCAGCTCGCTGGTGGGCGTGTTCTGGGGAGCGTTTACCCAGAAGGAAGCCGCATTGAGTATGAAAAACATGCAGGAAATTGCCACCTGGGCGATACAGGGTAAAATTACACCATATATTTCCAGACAGTACACATTAGCTGAAGCGCCAGAGGCACTTACTGATATGATGGAACGTCGGGTGATTGGGAAAGCTGTGGTGGTGCTGTAA
- a CDS encoding organic hydroperoxide resistance protein: MFQSLYSANATATGGRDGHVTSSDSVLDLDVRTPRELGGSGGAYTNPEQLFAAGYAACFDSALNLVIRTAKLKTGLTSVAAQVSIGKLDTGGFGLAVTLAVNVPGVDQAQAEDLVQKAHAVCPYSNATRNNVDVTLTVTTQETPVQA; this comes from the coding sequence ATGTTTCAATCGCTTTATTCCGCCAACGCTACAGCCACTGGCGGGCGTGACGGTCACGTAACCTCTTCCGATTCTGTACTGGACCTCGACGTACGCACACCCCGTGAACTTGGGGGTTCAGGTGGTGCCTACACCAACCCCGAGCAATTATTTGCGGCTGGCTACGCTGCCTGTTTCGACAGTGCACTCAACCTCGTTATTCGTACGGCCAAACTAAAGACCGGTCTCACGTCTGTTGCCGCACAGGTGAGCATTGGTAAACTGGACACTGGCGGTTTTGGTCTGGCGGTTACGCTCGCGGTCAACGTACCGGGTGTTGATCAGGCACAAGCCGAAGACCTCGTTCAGAAAGCCCACGCGGTATGCCCCTACTCCAACGCAACCAGGAACAACGTTGACGTAACCCTCACCGTAACGACTCAGGAAACCCCGGTTCAGGCATGA
- a CDS encoding NADP-dependent oxidoreductase, whose protein sequence is MKNKQISLASRPKGMPDASTFQFDSVELPALKSGDILIQPTYFSVDPYMRGRMNAGKSYIPAFEVGQPLAGGAVAKVIESQADGFAAGDVVTGSLPWATQSVVSAGALKKIDTNLAPASYYLGILGMPGLTAYFGLLDICKPKAGETVVVSGAAGAVGILVGQIAKIQRCRVVGIAGSDDKIAMLTESFGFDAVVNYKTSSDLKKSIADACPDGVDVYFDNVGGDVSDAVIANLNFHARISLCGQIALYNTTETPVGPRIQPMLLTRSVLMQGFTIGNYSKRFSEGIQQLATWLQEGKLHYTETTVNGFDALPEALLGLFSGQNTGKMIVQV, encoded by the coding sequence ATGAAAAACAAGCAAATCAGTCTAGCATCGCGTCCCAAGGGTATGCCGGATGCCTCTACGTTCCAGTTCGATTCCGTAGAATTGCCAGCTCTGAAATCTGGCGATATATTGATTCAACCCACTTACTTTTCCGTCGACCCGTACATGCGGGGTCGGATGAATGCCGGTAAATCATACATACCTGCGTTCGAAGTTGGCCAGCCGCTGGCGGGTGGGGCCGTGGCGAAAGTTATTGAGAGTCAAGCCGATGGGTTTGCCGCCGGTGATGTGGTAACGGGCAGCTTGCCCTGGGCAACCCAGTCTGTTGTATCCGCTGGTGCGTTGAAAAAAATTGACACAAATCTGGCCCCCGCCAGTTATTACCTGGGCATTCTGGGTATGCCGGGCCTGACGGCTTATTTTGGGTTGCTGGACATTTGTAAACCTAAAGCGGGCGAAACTGTCGTTGTATCGGGAGCTGCCGGAGCCGTGGGTATTCTGGTTGGTCAGATTGCCAAAATTCAGAGATGCCGGGTGGTGGGTATCGCCGGTTCGGACGATAAGATAGCTATGCTGACCGAATCGTTTGGCTTCGACGCAGTGGTGAACTATAAAACAAGCTCGGACTTAAAAAAGTCGATTGCCGACGCGTGTCCTGATGGAGTCGATGTGTATTTCGATAACGTGGGTGGTGATGTATCGGATGCGGTCATTGCCAATCTCAACTTCCACGCCCGTATTTCACTCTGTGGTCAGATTGCTTTATACAACACGACCGAAACGCCCGTCGGCCCACGTATTCAGCCCATGTTGCTGACCCGGAGCGTGCTGATGCAGGGTTTCACGATCGGCAATTACAGCAAGCGCTTTAGTGAAGGCATTCAGCAGTTGGCCACCTGGCTTCAGGAAGGTAAACTGCACTATACAGAAACGACTGTCAACGGATTCGATGCCTTGCCGGAAGCACTGCTTGGCCTGTTCTCGGGTCAGAATACCGGGAAGATGATCGTTCAGGTATAG
- a CDS encoding DUF4421 family protein: MGKVYGSRWLLLVLLIGSYFNGSGQGLSLLGIPLDTLLKTKIPRVDRNYITTYYRQLHLYAVSDRQDYTLRVVGSPNSLIYRPNLPWSLGLGANYRWFGTEFSIKLPFFGYNNDLRGKTKPFGVTINLNNRRFWLSTQYQFYRGFYISNPDILQANWFDSHSAYPYRNDLRSQTVSSRLLYQFNPLQLSTPATLLQREEQRKGASSWNVGTSLTYQLIRADSSLVPTALQEDFRPEARLLTLKSLSVGIDLGYSRTMVYRKHYFFSFTVRPGVIVLLQQTSTELTGFESRVLPGWQGVASATLGYSSSIFYGGIYGSSTLMNRTFSQALVNTNANYIRLVFGKRIRYKPKGIIKQVPGL; the protein is encoded by the coding sequence ATGGGTAAAGTTTATGGAAGCAGGTGGTTACTGCTTGTCCTGTTGATAGGAAGTTATTTTAATGGTTCCGGGCAGGGACTTAGCTTACTGGGTATTCCGCTGGATACGCTGCTGAAAACCAAGATACCACGCGTTGACCGAAATTATATAACAACCTACTACCGACAACTGCATCTGTATGCAGTAAGTGATCGACAGGATTACACCTTGCGGGTGGTTGGCTCTCCTAATTCACTCATATACAGACCAAACTTGCCCTGGTCGCTCGGACTTGGTGCGAACTATAGATGGTTCGGTACAGAATTCTCCATTAAACTTCCCTTTTTTGGCTACAATAACGACCTGAGGGGGAAGACAAAACCGTTTGGCGTCACCATAAATTTAAATAACCGGCGGTTTTGGTTATCAACTCAGTACCAGTTTTACCGGGGCTTTTACATCAGCAATCCAGACATCCTTCAGGCCAACTGGTTTGATAGTCATTCGGCTTACCCGTACCGGAACGACCTGCGGAGTCAGACCGTATCGAGTCGTTTATTATACCAGTTCAACCCGCTACAACTCTCTACCCCGGCTACGCTGCTTCAACGCGAAGAGCAGCGGAAAGGAGCAAGTTCCTGGAATGTAGGGACTTCGCTAACGTACCAGCTCATCCGGGCCGATTCGTCGCTGGTGCCTACCGCACTACAGGAGGATTTTCGACCGGAAGCCAGGCTTTTGACCCTCAAATCACTATCAGTAGGTATTGATCTGGGCTACTCCAGAACAATGGTTTATCGAAAGCACTACTTTTTTAGTTTTACCGTGCGTCCGGGGGTAATAGTTTTGCTACAGCAAACCAGTACGGAGTTGACCGGTTTCGAGAGCCGGGTTCTACCCGGTTGGCAGGGCGTTGCATCGGCCACGCTTGGGTATAGTTCAAGTATTTTTTATGGTGGAATATATGGGTCCTCCACTCTGATGAACCGTACTTTCTCGCAGGCGTTGGTTAACACCAACGCCAACTATATTCGACTGGTTTTTGGTAAGCGAATCCGTTATAAACCCAAAGGTATAATTAAGCAGGTGCCGGGTTTGTAA
- a CDS encoding MarR family winged helix-turn-helix transcriptional regulator — translation MNRLSLANQVCFPLYALSRQVTAHYRPLLEQLDLTYPQYLVMLLLWETDNQFVSAIGDRLLLDSGTLTPLLKRLEQKGLVSRTRNTADERQVSIKLTDAGKALNEQAATVPEQLQQHLQLSDQQAINLRDQLVTLLDQLTNK, via the coding sequence ATGAATCGTTTATCACTAGCTAATCAGGTATGTTTTCCGCTCTATGCCCTATCAAGGCAGGTAACGGCCCACTACCGGCCCTTGCTGGAACAACTGGATCTGACGTATCCGCAATATCTGGTAATGCTCCTTTTGTGGGAAACGGATAACCAGTTCGTCAGCGCAATTGGCGACCGGCTGTTGCTTGATTCAGGTACGCTGACACCCCTCTTGAAACGACTTGAACAAAAGGGGCTCGTTAGCCGAACGCGAAATACTGCCGACGAGCGGCAGGTGAGTATTAAACTCACCGATGCGGGCAAAGCCCTTAACGAACAAGCCGCCACCGTTCCGGAACAACTTCAACAACACCTGCAACTCTCAGACCAACAAGCTATTAATCTTCGTGATCAACTGGTAACGCTGCTTGATCAACTCACCAATAAATAA
- a CDS encoding TolC family protein translates to MLLSAHQLSAQPQPTTLSDVLQLAQNQSVAAKRAITQQRTNIWSYRSFLAQFKPQLSLDGSLPNFTRSYVQVTQPDGNIRFEPVSYNNSILNLSLSQTIAPTGGTIFVQKQLQRFDNFIQNNTLYNGIPFGIGLSQPLFQFNPMRWDRKIQPLLFAEGNQQLIESLEQVSLNATNLYFDLLVAQVNLQIAETNRANNDTLYRIALHKLDMGKISQNDLLQLQLSVLNAEKDLASARQTAAVASLRLKTFVGYRDDAAGQVRALELAIPNQIPVLVVDVKRAIDEAVANRAAAIGFRRRLFEAERDLEKARKNNGLNATLTAGYGLSNQGPNLIDVYIRPQNREYVSLQFTLPIMTWGRARALVETAKANRELAQQTVEQDKLTFEQEIFTQVTLLQMLNQQVTLTAKADQIGQARYQIAQDRFKLSDLSVTDLGIATQEKDRARRDAILALRDYWQAYYTLRLLTLYDFDTNLKIKVMDNGK, encoded by the coding sequence TTGCTGCTATCAGCCCACCAACTCTCCGCCCAGCCCCAACCCACCACCTTATCCGACGTGTTGCAACTTGCTCAAAACCAGTCGGTAGCGGCAAAACGGGCGATTACCCAACAGCGTACAAATATCTGGTCGTACCGTTCATTTCTGGCCCAGTTCAAACCACAGCTTAGTCTGGATGGATCGTTGCCCAACTTCACGCGGTCGTATGTGCAGGTAACCCAGCCAGACGGAAACATTCGATTTGAGCCGGTATCCTATAATAATTCGATCCTGAATCTGTCGCTGAGCCAGACCATTGCCCCAACGGGCGGGACGATATTTGTGCAAAAGCAACTTCAGCGATTTGATAATTTTATCCAGAACAACACCCTGTATAATGGTATCCCGTTTGGAATTGGGTTGTCGCAACCCTTATTCCAATTCAACCCGATGCGATGGGATCGAAAAATTCAACCGCTGTTGTTTGCCGAAGGAAACCAGCAGCTTATCGAATCGCTCGAACAGGTGTCGCTCAATGCTACAAACCTCTATTTCGACTTGCTGGTGGCGCAGGTGAATCTGCAAATTGCCGAAACCAACCGCGCCAATAATGATACCCTTTACCGAATTGCTCTGCATAAACTGGATATGGGCAAGATATCGCAGAACGACCTGCTGCAATTGCAACTGAGTGTGCTGAATGCTGAAAAAGACCTGGCTTCTGCACGGCAGACAGCGGCTGTTGCCTCACTACGACTCAAAACGTTTGTTGGTTATCGGGATGATGCAGCTGGTCAAGTTCGTGCCCTTGAACTGGCTATTCCTAATCAAATTCCAGTGCTGGTCGTCGATGTAAAACGGGCTATCGACGAAGCGGTTGCCAACCGTGCGGCTGCTATTGGTTTCCGGCGACGATTGTTCGAAGCGGAACGGGATCTGGAAAAAGCCCGAAAAAATAATGGTCTGAATGCTACCCTTACGGCGGGTTACGGCCTTTCGAATCAGGGGCCAAACCTGATTGACGTGTACATCCGCCCGCAGAATCGGGAATACGTATCGCTTCAGTTTACGCTGCCCATTATGACCTGGGGGCGGGCGCGGGCACTGGTCGAAACGGCTAAGGCGAACCGGGAGCTGGCACAGCAAACCGTGGAGCAGGACAAACTTACCTTCGAACAGGAAATTTTTACGCAGGTGACCTTACTGCAAATGTTGAACCAGCAGGTAACCTTAACGGCTAAAGCCGATCAGATCGGGCAGGCCCGGTACCAGATTGCACAGGACCGTTTCAAGCTGAGTGACCTCAGTGTAACGGATTTAGGGATTGCTACGCAGGAAAAAGATCGCGCCCGTCGTGATGCCATTCTGGCCCTCCGCGACTATTGGCAGGCCTACTACACCTTGCGGCTTTTGACTTTATACGACTTTGACACGAACCTGAAGATTAAAGTAATGGATAACGGAAAATGA
- a CDS encoding efflux RND transporter periplasmic adaptor subunit, which produces MDKELAPEIANRGRNRNLLVGVMVVVALVLIIILARNALKTSVDAGKIRTATAEIGPVENSLNATGEVIPAYEQIYTSPIRASIRRVLLTPGTAVKPGQPILDLDKSLTEIELERLDDQLALKRNGIDQLRMKLNKSLYDAEVNDQIKLLNINRLRADLEGTRRLQKVGGSTGEDVTRAENALRVAELEKKQLENDLAYNRQSMGASLRETTLQAQIEEKNLKELTHKLKQADIIADRPGVLTWVNENIGSSVNEGEMLAKLADLASFRVEGSCSDVYADQVKVGLPVTIKVNETSLRGLITQVKPAVKNGIVQFVIQLDNSHHASLRPNMKVEVFVITDRVTKSVRVANGPAFKGKRKQYVFVVNKGSNVARRREVSLGLSNFDFVEIKSGLQAGEQVILTDLSQYEHLDEITIEPKR; this is translated from the coding sequence ATGGATAAAGAACTTGCCCCGGAGATCGCCAATCGTGGCCGCAATCGTAACCTACTCGTTGGGGTAATGGTTGTCGTTGCTCTGGTGCTGATTATTATCTTGGCACGAAACGCGCTCAAGACTTCCGTTGATGCCGGAAAAATCCGTACAGCAACGGCTGAAATTGGCCCGGTCGAAAATTCGCTGAATGCAACGGGCGAAGTTATTCCGGCTTACGAGCAGATTTACACCAGTCCCATCCGGGCCAGTATCCGCCGGGTACTGCTCACCCCTGGAACGGCGGTCAAACCCGGCCAGCCCATTCTCGACCTCGACAAATCGCTGACCGAAATTGAACTTGAAAGACTCGATGATCAACTGGCCCTCAAACGAAATGGCATCGACCAGCTACGGATGAAGCTGAACAAAAGTCTTTACGATGCCGAAGTAAACGACCAGATAAAGCTTCTGAATATCAATCGGCTCCGGGCAGATCTTGAAGGCACCCGACGTTTACAGAAGGTGGGTGGGAGTACAGGCGAGGATGTTACCCGCGCCGAAAACGCCCTTCGTGTGGCTGAACTGGAGAAAAAACAACTCGAAAACGATCTCGCCTACAATAGGCAGTCGATGGGGGCCAGCCTGCGCGAAACGACATTGCAGGCACAGATCGAAGAGAAGAACCTGAAGGAGTTGACCCACAAACTAAAACAGGCCGACATCATTGCCGACCGGCCGGGGGTGTTAACCTGGGTAAATGAAAACATCGGCTCGTCGGTCAACGAAGGGGAGATGCTGGCAAAACTGGCCGATCTGGCAAGTTTCCGGGTCGAAGGGTCGTGCTCGGACGTGTATGCCGATCAGGTCAAGGTCGGGCTGCCAGTAACTATCAAAGTAAATGAAACCAGTTTGCGTGGTTTGATTACGCAGGTGAAACCAGCCGTGAAAAATGGCATTGTGCAATTCGTTATTCAACTCGACAACAGCCATCACGCATCATTACGCCCGAACATGAAAGTAGAAGTGTTTGTGATCACCGACCGGGTGACGAAATCCGTTCGGGTGGCAAACGGCCCTGCTTTTAAAGGAAAGCGCAAGCAGTATGTGTTTGTTGTGAACAAGGGGAGTAATGTGGCGCGTCGACGAGAGGTATCGCTTGGCCTGTCGAACTTCGATTTTGTAGAAATCAAATCCGGTTTACAGGCTGGTGAGCAGGTTATTCTGACGGATTTGAGTCAATATGAGCATCTGGATGAAATTACTATTGAACCGAAACGCTAA
- a CDS encoding winged helix-turn-helix domain-containing protein yields MRIRSGFLTIIRLLIISGIVLITGLLFTQFVGLSAATDNLYSTQKVNLALRRTAHHLLRAAGDSTSRIPAVQQLDPHTFRLQLATNFDYDRLPGLLRESFRLHNVMATYDVAVLDCARGEVQLGYSVKDLLRNESIPCVNRSLAAGCYTLQITFNSPAPSAKRVPFLPLLGIGGLLVGLLFAVRHRKEHTNSTVEQPIASIPASSLIRFGRSSLDLPNLTLITNTTPHSLTYREAKLLRLLVSHPNQILERDQILKLVWEDEGITVGRSVDVFVSRLRKLLQDDPTIKIAAVHGVGYRLEIQNIVSQ; encoded by the coding sequence ATGAGGATTAGGTCAGGTTTTTTAACGATTATCCGTCTATTGATTATCAGTGGAATAGTGCTGATAACAGGGTTGCTGTTCACCCAGTTTGTGGGATTGTCAGCGGCCACGGACAACCTGTACTCTACCCAAAAAGTTAACCTGGCCCTCCGCCGAACAGCCCACCACCTGCTTCGGGCAGCCGGCGATTCTACCTCCCGAATACCGGCCGTTCAGCAACTTGACCCTCACACATTTCGCCTTCAACTGGCAACCAATTTTGACTACGACCGGCTACCTGGTCTCCTTCGGGAATCGTTCCGGCTTCACAACGTGATGGCCACCTACGATGTTGCCGTTCTGGATTGTGCCAGGGGGGAAGTACAACTGGGCTATTCCGTAAAAGACTTGCTGAGAAACGAATCCATTCCCTGTGTAAACCGCTCTCTAGCTGCGGGTTGTTATACATTGCAGATCACCTTCAACAGTCCCGCTCCGTCGGCAAAACGAGTACCTTTTTTGCCGCTACTCGGCATCGGTGGGCTGCTGGTGGGTTTGTTATTCGCGGTCAGGCATCGAAAAGAGCACACGAATAGTACTGTAGAGCAACCCATAGCGTCGATTCCAGCTTCATCGTTGATCCGGTTTGGTCGATCTTCGCTGGATTTACCCAATCTTACCCTTATCACGAATACGACTCCGCATAGTCTGACTTATCGGGAGGCCAAACTATTACGGTTGTTGGTGAGTCATCCAAACCAGATCCTTGAGCGTGACCAGATTCTGAAATTAGTTTGGGAAGATGAGGGTATTACGGTTGGCCGAAGTGTAGATGTGTTCGTATCGCGCTTGCGAAAGTTGCTGCAAGATGACCCAACCATCAAAATTGCCGCTGTGCATGGGGTTGGGTATCGGCTGGAAATACAAAATATTGTTTCTCAATAA
- a CDS encoding GH92 family glycosyl hydrolase, with protein MLKLSLTFLFQFLFLLAHAQQNLVPFVRPLIGTEKMGHTYPGATVPFGSVQLSPDTDTLSYELNGKYNGDVYKYCAGYKYEDKTIVGFSHTHFSGTGHSDLGDFLIMPTQGTLQLNPGVASNPKSGYRSAFSHASEVAEAGYYKVKLDDDAITAEMTASNRVGFHQYTFPKSDQSHIILDLTHGIYNYEDKVVWTFVRVVNDTLITGYRQTNGWARTRTVYFALSFSKPFKSYGQKNLDKPQVYRGFWGKFNQTKNFPEIAGKRIRMYFDFDTEEGEKVKVKMALSPVSQENALANMQTEVPHWNFEQTKAKAQADWNRELNKIQIDASETDKVNFYTSLYHSFINPTTYMDANGQYKGLDQGVHTAAGYTNYTTFSLWDTYRALHPFFNLIQPGRNSDMVQSMMNHFDQSTLKMLPVWSHYANENWCMSGYHSISVVTDAVIKGVYKGDAQKALDACIATSNHRSYEGIGEYIDKGYIASTANRTSVSNTLEYAYDDWCIAQLAKKLNKQDVYNTYMKRSENWKNVYDASIGFMRPRLADGSFKKEFDVLKTDGQGFIEGNSWNFSFFVPQNPAALIQTMGGQKKFATRLDSLFSMHLPDEFFAETEDITREGIIGGYIHGNEPAHHIAYLYNWAGQPWKTQERIRMILNMQYKSTPDGLGGNDDCGQMSAWYMFSSMGFYPVAPGSEEYSLGSPSVRNARLNLENGKTFIIEAINQGDKHVYVQKVLLNGKELTQPMITHSDILKGGTLTFYMSAKPVKK; from the coding sequence ATGCTAAAACTTAGTCTAACCTTCCTTTTCCAGTTTCTCTTTCTCCTTGCTCACGCTCAACAGAATCTCGTTCCTTTTGTACGTCCGCTCATTGGCACCGAAAAAATGGGGCACACCTATCCGGGGGCAACAGTGCCGTTCGGGTCAGTTCAGTTAAGCCCCGACACGGATACCTTGTCGTATGAACTCAATGGCAAATACAACGGTGATGTCTATAAATACTGTGCGGGCTATAAATATGAAGACAAAACTATCGTCGGTTTCAGCCACACGCATTTCAGTGGTACCGGCCATTCCGATCTGGGCGATTTCTTAATCATGCCCACACAGGGTACGTTGCAACTCAATCCTGGCGTAGCATCGAATCCGAAGAGTGGCTATCGGTCAGCGTTTTCGCACGCCAGCGAAGTGGCCGAAGCAGGGTACTACAAAGTCAAACTCGATGATGATGCGATCACGGCAGAAATGACGGCATCCAACCGGGTAGGTTTTCATCAGTACACGTTTCCAAAATCCGATCAATCGCACATCATTCTGGATTTGACGCATGGCATTTATAACTATGAGGACAAGGTAGTCTGGACGTTTGTGCGGGTTGTAAATGATACGCTCATAACGGGCTATCGGCAAACCAACGGCTGGGCCCGCACCCGCACGGTGTATTTCGCCCTGTCGTTTTCCAAACCCTTTAAATCTTACGGACAGAAGAATCTGGACAAACCCCAGGTCTATCGGGGATTTTGGGGGAAATTCAACCAGACAAAGAACTTCCCCGAAATAGCGGGCAAACGGATACGTATGTATTTCGACTTTGATACCGAAGAAGGTGAAAAGGTTAAAGTAAAGATGGCACTGTCGCCGGTGAGCCAGGAGAATGCGCTGGCCAATATGCAAACCGAAGTTCCTCACTGGAACTTCGAACAGACAAAAGCAAAAGCACAGGCCGATTGGAACCGGGAATTAAACAAAATCCAGATCGACGCATCTGAAACGGATAAAGTGAATTTCTATACTTCGCTTTACCACTCGTTTATCAATCCAACGACCTATATGGATGCCAATGGCCAGTATAAAGGATTGGATCAGGGCGTACATACGGCCGCGGGCTATACCAACTACACGACCTTTTCACTTTGGGACACGTATCGGGCGCTGCATCCGTTTTTCAACCTGATTCAGCCGGGACGCAATAGCGACATGGTACAATCCATGATGAATCATTTTGACCAGAGTACATTAAAAATGTTGCCCGTCTGGTCGCATTATGCGAACGAAAACTGGTGCATGAGCGGGTATCATAGTATATCGGTCGTGACCGATGCGGTGATCAAAGGCGTGTATAAAGGCGATGCCCAAAAAGCTCTGGACGCCTGTATTGCTACGTCGAACCACCGCAGTTATGAAGGAATCGGGGAGTATATTGATAAGGGCTATATTGCTTCAACAGCCAACCGAACATCGGTATCGAACACCCTTGAATATGCCTATGACGATTGGTGCATTGCCCAGCTGGCTAAGAAACTGAATAAGCAGGATGTATATAACACGTATATGAAACGCTCCGAAAACTGGAAAAACGTCTACGATGCCTCCATCGGCTTTATGCGTCCCCGACTGGCAGATGGTTCATTTAAAAAGGAGTTCGACGTACTGAAGACCGATGGACAGGGCTTCATTGAGGGCAATTCCTGGAATTTCAGCTTTTTCGTTCCACAGAATCCGGCGGCACTAATTCAGACGATGGGTGGCCAGAAGAAATTTGCCACCCGGCTCGATTCGCTGTTTTCGATGCATTTGCCCGATGAGTTTTTTGCCGAAACTGAAGACATCACCCGCGAAGGAATCATTGGTGGATACATACATGGCAACGAGCCCGCTCACCACATCGCGTATCTGTATAACTGGGCCGGACAACCCTGGAAAACACAGGAACGCATTCGCATGATTCTCAACATGCAGTACAAGTCTACCCCCGACGGACTAGGCGGCAACGACGACTGCGGCCAGATGAGTGCGTGGTATATGTTTTCGTCTATGGGTTTTTATCCAGTTGCGCCCGGTTCTGAGGAGTACTCATTAGGAAGCCCATCGGTCAGAAATGCCCGATTGAATCTGGAAAACGGCAAAACCTTCATCATAGAGGCTATCAATCAGGGTGATAAACATGTGTATGTGCAGAAGGTGTTATTGAATGGTAAGGAGCTAACGCAGCCCATGATTACCCATTCCGATATTTTGAAAGGCGGCACATTGACGTTTTATATGAGCGCAAAGCCCGTGAAAAAGTAG